The following proteins are encoded in a genomic region of Acipenser ruthenus chromosome 4, fAciRut3.2 maternal haplotype, whole genome shotgun sequence:
- the LOC117399502 gene encoding transcription factor SOX-4-like: MVQQTNNAENTEAVLAGESTDSGAMDLGMASSPTPGSAGDKLDPAWCKTPSGHIKRPMNAFMVWSQIERRKIMEQSPDMHNAEISKRLGKRWKLLKDNDKIPFIREAERLRLKHMADYPDYKYRPRKKVKSSSSKPLEKGEKIGSTSCNSTNTKSSLKKSSGTKSSNKQHKILGKSAFPEHVSHAVTTDHHSFYKSRSVSAAKHIPEKKMKRVYIFGGNNHGISPTSVSVPASPTLSSSTESSDPLSLYEDGAGGNSEEGHSPNSLSDHHRYTNMRASSPTPSGSHSSASSHSSSSDEEFEDDLLDLNPSPGFDSMSLGSFGSSVLDRDLDFNFESGSGSHFEFPDYCTPEVSEMISGDWLESTISNLVFTY; encoded by the coding sequence ATGGTACAGCAAACGAACAACGCCGAGAACACGGAAGCGGTCCTTGCAGGGGAGTCTACTGACTCGGGAGCAATGGATCTGGGCATGGCGTCCTCTCCGACTCCAGGATCTGCAGGGGATAAATTGGACCCGGCTTGGTGCAAAACCCCCAGCGGCCACATCAAGAGACCCATGAACGCCTTCATGGTGTGGTCCCAGATCGAGAGGAGAAAGATCATGGAGCAGTCGCCAGACATGCATAACGCTGAGATCTCAAAGAGACTGGGCAAACGCTGGAAGCTGCTTAAAGACAATGACAAGATCCCCTTCATTCGGGAGGCGGAGCGGCTCCGACTCAAGCACATGGCAGACTATCCAGATTACAAGTACCGGCCAAGAAAGAAGGTAAAGTCAAGCAGCTCCAAGCCTCTGGAAAAAGGGGAGAAGATTGGCAGCACAAGCTGCAACAGTACTAACACTAAATCCTCTTTGAAAAAGAGCAGCGGCACTAAATCATCCAACAAACAGCACAAGATACTGGGCAAGTCCGCATTCCCTGAGCATGTCTCTCACGCAGTCACTACAGATCACCATTCCTTTTACAAATCCAGGTCAGTGTCTGCAGCCAAGCACATCccagaaaagaaaatgaagaggGTTTACATCTTTGGGGGCAATAACCACGGAATCAGCCCCACTTCTGTGTCGGTCCCGGCCAGCCCGACCCTCAGCAGCTCCACGGAATCCAGTGACCCGCTGAGCCTCTATGAAGACGGTGCTGGGGGGAACAGCGAAGAGGGACATTCCCCTAATTCTCTCTCAGACCACCACAGGTACACCAATATGCGAGCATCCTCACCGACTCCTTCAGGGTCCCATTCCTCCGCTTCCTCGCACTCCTCTTCCTCTGATGAAGAGTTTGAAGACGACTTGCTGGACCTGAACCCAAGTCCCGGTTTCGACAGCATGTCGCTGGGTAGTTTTGGCTCCTCGGTTTTGGACAGGGATCTGGATTTTAACTTTGAGTCAGGGTCAGGATCTCATTTTGAGTTCCCAGATTACTGTACACCCGAGGTGAGCGAAATGATTTCGGGGGACTGGCTGGAGTCGACTATTTCCAACTTGGTTTTCACGTATTGA